TCCTCGGCCCATGCCTGCCATGAGACGGTTGATTTCATCGAGAAAAATTTCCGGCTTCGCACCTGTTCGGATCATGAGCTTGCCAATCGGGTACGGCCTTGCCTTCAACATCAGATCCAGCGGTGTGATGCCCCTTGTGTAGGACTGATCGATGAGGCGAACTATCACACAATTGTCGACCAGGTTCACCTTTTCCTTAAAGGGAAAAGGCGGGAGCTTTTGGAGGTTATTCGGGAGGAGATGAAAGGGGCGTCGGAACGGGAGGAGTTTGAAAAGGCGGCCCAGAGACGCGATCTGCTCTTTGCGATTGAGTCAACCCTGGAACAGCAGAAAACCGACCGCCATACCTGGATTGACCAGGATGCGATCGGGCTTTATCGCGAGGGATCGCATTTGACCGCCTGCCTTCTCATGATTCGTGGAGGAAAGATTTCAGAATCGAAACTATACCAGATGACAAGCGTGGAGGAGGATGAAGACCTCTTGAGCGAGTTTTTAAACCGCCTTTATGGGGAGGGGCGGATCATTCCGGAGGAGGTCCTTCTCCCTTTCGCCGTTGGCGATTCTCAAGTGATGGAAGAGGTCCTTTCTGAACGTCGTGGCTATAAGGTTTCTATTCTATCGCCTCAGCGAGGAGAGAAGCGAGATCTCGTTCGATTAGCGATTCGAAATGCAGAGGAGGGATTCCGTCAGAGGGAGAAAAAAGTGGAGGAGACAGGGGAAATTCTGGAGGGGTTACAACAGAAACTAAAATTGACGAATCTTCCTCGGAAGATCGAATGTTTCGACATCTCGAACATCAGTGGTCAACAGGCGGTCGGTTCACTCGCCTGTTTTCTGGAGGGGCAGCCTTATAAAGGGGGTTACCGGAGGTTCCGAATAAAGAGAACAGAGGGGCCAGACGATTTTCAGATGATGAAAGAGGTCCTCACCCGGAGGCTCCTGCGCGGAGGAATCAAGGCTTCTCCTGAAGAGAAAGAAAAATGGGGCCGACCGGACCTCATGATCATCGATGGTGGAAAGGGACAACTGAACATCGTTCTGGAGGTCATGGGCGAGCTTAATGTTACCGGGATTGACCTGATTGCCCTGGCGAAGGCGAAAGAGGGTGAATCGGCCGATAAGGTTTATCTTCCCGCTCGAAAAAATCCGGTCCGTCTCAAGTCAAATT
The Deltaproteobacteria bacterium genome window above contains:
- the uvrC gene encoding excinuclease ABC subunit UvrC, translated to MTPQEKANSFPSSPGVYLMKDANGRILYIGKAIDLKKRVSSYFGRSSRDRYQVQFLMKRVADLEYVVTDNEKEALLLENTLIKKHTPKYNIQLRDDKSYISLKLSVKDRFPRLYVTRDIRKDDSSYYGPYSSAHACHETVDFIEKNFRLRTCSDHELANRVRPCLQHQIQRCDAPCVGLIDEANYHTIVDQVHLFLKGKRRELLEVIREEMKGASEREEFEKAAQRRDLLFAIESTLEQQKTDRHTWIDQDAIGLYREGSHLTACLLMIRGGKISESKLYQMTSVEEDEDLLSEFLNRLYGEGRIIPEEVLLPFAVGDSQVMEEVLSERRGYKVSILSPQRGEKRDLVRLAIRNAEEGFRQREKKVEETGEILEGLQQKLKLTNLPRKIECFDISNISGQQAVGSLACFLEGQPYKGGYRRFRIKRTEGPDDFQMMKEVLTRRLLRGGIKASPEEKEKWGRPDLMIIDGGKGQLNIVLEVMGELNVTGIDLIALAKAKEGESADKVYLPARKNPVRLKSNSSLLHLLMRVRDEAHRFALSYHKKIRGKEFLS